The region AGCATCACCTTATTATCTTTTGGATGTCAGGGTCAGTGTGTCTTCTTCATATGATGCCACATCacccatttttatttaaatcagcttcaacataaagaattttttttgttgttttttttcacagtaaTAAAACTTTatggattattattaaaactgttATGCAGAAAGTCAAGTTGTTTATCTGTGAGAAGAAGgggaaaattatatttaataataattaaattatatattatatttaataattaaaataaaattttatatttaaaaaaaaaaaaacaaaagcatagACTTCTCTGTACTATTAACAATCTATACAAaataacagcagcagcaacacaaaGGAAACCGATTTGTGCCGCATCTATTTGCGTAAAAGGGTCATTCGAGGATGTTATGAGGCATCAGGGTGCGATGAAGTAATGTAACGCTGGACCGATCTGTGAGAAACGAGAGTGCAAAGGTTTATCTGAGTCCGACTGACTCAAGGCAGATCCTGAGCTCTGAATAACGACTCGTCTGCGTGGGCAGATGATTCAGTGAagttagaaagagaaaaagtgtgtgtgtgtgtgtgtgtgtaactagtACTATTAGCGGAGAATCGTCATCCAGGCGATCTGGTTTGTTCATGATgcactgcactcacacactttgCATAGAAATAGTCTCCTAATGACTCTGTATGAAGGGTTTTCTTATAGAGTATGTAAGGAATTAACCCTTGAGGCCATGCTGTAATAGGAAACAGTGAAGCTGATTACTTTTCTCTCTAACAGGTGCCATAGTGGTTTATTATTTCTCTTACGTCACAGGAGATTGCCAACGATTACaacttttcatttattaacaGGCACCACGTCTTGCTTTTGTTATCCGTTTCTTTATACATAAACGTTGAACGTCTACGAAACAAGTTctagaaaaaacacacacaccaatcagattggagaattcaacagtgctgtggtgtaagGCAGAGTTATCATCCTTATGAACCGGAGATAAGAGTCTCTGAATTCGAACATTCACAGAGCATTCAAATCCAAATACCATAATCGTTCATCGTAGTCCAATGTGGACGCAGTATTCTTTCTTAGAAAACAGGTTCAGTCTGTTCTACTCGGTCCTCTTCCTTCCAAAAACCGCTGACATACTCCTGACGATGCCCCTGAAGCCGGCCGTGCCCTTTTTGAGAGCCCTGGCCTCACGGATCAGGTCCAACAGTTCGTGAAACACCATGAGGACGCCGTGGTACGCTTCAGCCGCAGAGATTTCGAAGAAGCCGCAGTCAGCCGAGAGAGCCAGGAGACGGCCTTCCTCGCTGGATACGGCACGGTGGTGCTGCAGGTCCCGTTTATTCCCCACGATAACGAGCGGGGTGGAGCTGGAGAGCTTCTGCTGTGCTTGGCGAATGCTTTGGACCTGCTGGCGCACCACGTTAAAGCTCGCTCGGTCACAGATGCTGTACACCAGGATGAAGCCGTCGGACCACTGCAGCTGCCGGTCACTTATGTGACCCTCTTCTTCAGCATTCTGTGAAAGAAGGATTGTAAAGTGAGACCTACGTGACATCACACTGTCAGGGTtgcctttattttatatttaaacccAGATTCTCAAATAGGCTCTTAAGCTCAAATTGACTTCAGAACAAATTATTACTCTAATTCACAGACATGAATCTAatttgcctgtttttttataCCTTGGTTTAAGAAAGAAGTATAAATTATTCCATTTGTTACCCTTTCTATCAGGGACGTACTCTTGTCTGATCTCAAGCTCTTGGATCAAGCATTAACATCTACAATTAACCTCTAATTTTGATGGACTGAACCATTCGTGACTTAGATGTGAAAGACTTCCTTAAAAGAATCGAAAGTCGATTAAAAAGAATCGTCCATCAACTTTAAATATCAAATTAGCTCaaaccacactcacacacacacacacacacaacgcacacagcacaacacacaaaccCAGAATGAGCTCTCTTACCTGTGGATAAAGCGAGTCCCAGATGTTGAAGCAGATGTCTCGGCCGTCAATCTTGTCATGATGACTGTATATGGATTCTGGAAGAAggaaatacacatttttatagTGAACGTAAACTGGGTCAAATCCTCGACTTTACTACATCTACAGAGATTTCCAGAAggatgagggaaaaaaataaataaatcagtgttttgTTCTACTGACCTATAGAGCCATATTCTCCAATAAATCTTCTGGTCAGGAAACGCACTGTTAGAGCTGAGAAGAGGAAGGGACGAGAAAACAAAACCATGTTTAATGTCTTGTACAGAATGCATGTGATAAAGCACTTGTTATAGACTCATAATTAAGACTCATAATGATCACAAAGGTGCCAAGTCTTATAACACAAACTCACCAGATTTCCCCACGTTTTCAGCTCCGAGGAGTAAAATATTGGCTTCCAGTTTGGGCTGATTTGTGTCCATCCTCTTGCTGCTGTAGCGGAATCGAGTCTCCAGCTGAACCACCATGTGTAAAGTAAACAAATCCCAAAGCTAAGGACAACAGCTCGAAGCTCTCTGGTCCTCGGAGTCGCTTTATATACACAGAGCAGGTGTGGGCGTGGCCTCACACTCACGCGGACCAATCAGATCATCGTGCGCGGGATGTTAGATTTGCATATGGTTCtaattctttttctctctttattattaaaatgaaatgatggTCCATGTGAGTTAAAGATAATGATATGATTCATGCTAATATTTTTGAACACCTTCTGTTTTCACGCACAGGTTTATGTCTCAAAcgtgtgcatttaaaaaaaaagcacagtgttACTCATGatcacattgtttttgtttgttgtatttacaatattaatattaacatataAGACAATATATTAAACCAAAAACCAACacacagcactttttttttcccctctaagaAACCAGACTAGTATTTGgatgttctgtttatttgatCTATAGAAATAAAGGTATAGACATACTGTCTTGATGACGAATCTTTTATCAAACGAATCGACTCAAGCACGTCGACACATGACTCCTCACCACTGACTCTTAATGATCCAAAAGCACTGAGTATTTGTTTATAATGAAACTCAGACGCATTATATGCAGATGTGGCTTGTGAGCCTCATTCAGAGGAGCCTGTGATGAATAGCACAACTACAATAGGCACTGAATAGATCATGCATAATGAGATTGGGCTTTTAGCGACTCGTTAAACGTGTCATTAATTAACAACACGACTTTAGACCCACA is a window of Tachysurus vachellii isolate PV-2020 chromosome 3, HZAU_Pvac_v1, whole genome shotgun sequence DNA encoding:
- the zgc:64022 gene encoding ras-related and estrogen-regulated growth inhibitor-like protein, with amino-acid sequence MVVQLETRFRYSSKRMDTNQPKLEANILLLGAENVGKSALTVRFLTRRFIGEYGSIESIYSHHDKIDGRDICFNIWDSLYPQNAEEEGHISDRQLQWSDGFILVYSICDRASFNVVRQQVQSIRQAQQKLSSSTPLVIVGNKRDLQHHRAVSSEEGRLLALSADCGFFEISAAEAYHGVLMVFHELLDLIREARALKKGTAGFRGIVRSMSAVFGRKRTE